The following coding sequences are from one Mycobacterium bourgelatii window:
- a CDS encoding sigma-70 family RNA polymerase sigma factor, translated as MSVSLQPSGDLDALLRRVARRDTAAFAAFYDQTKTRVYGMVVRVLRDAGYSEETTQEIYLEVWRNAAEFESAKGSALAWLLTMAHRRAVDRVRSEQAGSQRESRYGTANVEPAVDVVADSAIAGDERRRVAQCLEGLTETQRECIEMAYYGGLTYVEVAQRLAANLSTIKSRMRDALRGLRNCLDVP; from the coding sequence ATGAGCGTTTCGCTGCAGCCGAGCGGCGACCTGGATGCCTTGCTGCGCCGGGTCGCGCGCCGCGACACTGCGGCGTTCGCCGCCTTCTACGACCAGACCAAGACCCGGGTGTACGGAATGGTGGTCAGGGTGTTGCGTGACGCGGGCTACAGCGAGGAAACCACCCAGGAGATCTATCTCGAGGTGTGGCGCAACGCTGCGGAGTTCGAGTCCGCCAAGGGGTCGGCGTTGGCGTGGCTGCTGACCATGGCGCACCGCCGCGCCGTCGACCGGGTACGCAGCGAGCAGGCCGGTAGCCAACGCGAATCCCGCTACGGCACGGCCAACGTAGAGCCGGCGGTCGACGTCGTCGCCGACTCTGCAATCGCCGGCGACGAGCGACGCCGGGTTGCCCAGTGCCTGGAGGGGTTGACCGAGACGCAACGGGAATGCATCGAGATGGCCTACTACGGCGGCCTGACGTACGTCGAAGTGGCGCAGCGCCTGGCCGCCAATCTCTCTACTATCAAGTCGCGCATGCGTGATGCGCTGCGTGGACTGCGCAACTGCCTGGACGTGCCATGA
- a CDS encoding mycothiol transferase, whose amino-acid sequence MSGSDEAARELLRDAFTRLIEHVGELTEGLTDEIAEYRPTAKANSITWLIWHSARVQDLQVADIAGVEQAWFRDGWVDRFGLDLPRNDTGYGHGPDEVAKVRLPIDHLVGYYHAVHLLTIEYVEGVTADELARIVDTNWDPPVTASARLVSIIDDCAQHLGQAAYLRGIAQ is encoded by the coding sequence ATGTCAGGTAGCGACGAAGCAGCCCGGGAATTACTTCGCGACGCGTTCACCCGGTTGATCGAGCATGTCGGCGAGCTGACCGAAGGCCTCACCGACGAGATCGCCGAGTACCGCCCGACCGCGAAGGCCAACAGCATCACCTGGTTGATCTGGCACAGCGCGCGGGTGCAGGACCTCCAGGTCGCCGACATCGCCGGTGTCGAGCAGGCGTGGTTCCGTGACGGCTGGGTGGACCGGTTCGGTCTCGATCTGCCGCGCAACGACACGGGCTACGGACACGGACCGGACGAGGTGGCCAAGGTCCGCTTACCCATCGATCACCTGGTCGGCTACTACCACGCGGTGCATCTGCTGACCATCGAGTACGTCGAAGGGGTCACCGCCGACGAGCTCGCCCGCATCGTGGACACCAACTGGGATCCGCCGGTAACCGCCAGCGCTCGGCTGGTCAGCATCATCGACGACTGCGCCCAGCACCTGGGGCAAGCGGCCTATCTGCGGGGGATCGCACAGTAA
- a CDS encoding VOC family protein, with product MIDHIGINCADYPKSQEFYDTVLGVLGYSRQLDFGVAIGYGRDGKPDFWIADAAAGDAQGPNREVHIAFQAADEAAVRAFYDAAVGLGAESLHAPRLWPEYHPGYFGAFVRDPDGNNVEAVWHGAGP from the coding sequence GTGATCGATCACATAGGAATCAACTGCGCCGATTACCCGAAATCGCAGGAGTTCTACGACACGGTGCTGGGTGTCCTGGGCTACTCCAGGCAGCTGGATTTCGGGGTGGCCATCGGGTACGGCCGCGACGGCAAACCGGATTTCTGGATCGCCGATGCCGCCGCCGGCGACGCGCAGGGGCCGAATCGGGAAGTCCACATCGCCTTCCAAGCGGCCGACGAGGCTGCCGTGCGCGCGTTCTACGACGCGGCGGTGGGCCTCGGGGCCGAGTCCCTGCACGCTCCTCGACTCTGGCCGGAATATCACCCCGGCTACTTCGGCGCCTTCGTGCGCGACCCCGACGGCAACAACGTCGAGGCGGTCTGGCACGGCGCCGGTCCGTAG
- a CDS encoding N-acyl-D-amino-acid deacylase family protein codes for MTYDLVIRNGTIVDGLGGEPYVGDVAVKDGVIKAVGDVNGAAAAKEIDATGLLVTPGFVDLHTHYDGQAIWSDRLTPSSAHGVTTVVMGNCGVGFAPCRQEDHEVLVDVMAGVEDIPGVVMTDGLPWSWETFPEYLDALEAGKRDIDVAAYLPHSPLRVYVMGQRGADREPATPEDLAKMRALAKEAIEAGALGFASSRLTIHKTESGAPIPSYDAAREEIEEIARGVVDGGGGLLQFVPDIPSAGYQPVLQMVFDVAEDLRLPVTFTLIVGNSGEPFWPDAITMVEKANANAGASTPQFTAQLLPRPIGLIIGLQMTANPFVLYPSYREIADLPLAERVAEMRKPEVRARILADKPGTGHPILYVAQAWDWIYPLGDNPNYEPDPADSISARARARGVSPLEEAYDRLLDDDGHAMLMVAMSNLENNSLDTVGKLLHRDDVVLGLGDGGAHYGMICDASYSTYFLTHWARDRKSGRFTIAEAIRELTSVPARIAGLADRGRIAEGYKADLNVIDHAALRLHKPVITHDLPAGGRRLDQTADGYLATVVSGQVIAENGVPTTARPGKLVRGRQPSPVGV; via the coding sequence ATGACCTACGACCTCGTCATCCGCAACGGCACCATCGTGGACGGCCTAGGAGGTGAGCCGTACGTCGGAGACGTCGCGGTCAAAGACGGGGTCATCAAGGCCGTCGGCGACGTCAACGGCGCCGCAGCGGCCAAGGAAATCGACGCTACCGGCCTGCTGGTCACCCCGGGCTTCGTCGACCTGCACACCCACTACGACGGCCAGGCCATCTGGTCGGACCGGCTGACGCCATCCTCGGCGCACGGCGTCACCACGGTGGTGATGGGCAACTGCGGGGTCGGTTTCGCCCCGTGCCGTCAGGAAGACCACGAGGTGCTCGTCGACGTGATGGCCGGAGTCGAGGACATACCCGGCGTCGTCATGACCGACGGCCTGCCGTGGTCATGGGAAACCTTCCCCGAATACCTCGACGCTTTGGAGGCCGGCAAGCGCGACATTGATGTCGCCGCGTACCTCCCGCATTCCCCGCTGCGGGTGTATGTGATGGGCCAGCGCGGCGCCGATCGTGAGCCGGCCACCCCCGAGGACCTGGCGAAGATGCGCGCGCTGGCCAAGGAAGCCATTGAGGCGGGGGCGCTGGGTTTTGCGTCGTCACGGCTCACGATCCACAAGACCGAGAGCGGGGCGCCGATCCCCAGCTATGACGCCGCGCGCGAGGAGATCGAGGAGATCGCCCGGGGCGTGGTCGACGGCGGGGGTGGCCTACTGCAGTTCGTGCCCGACATCCCGTCGGCCGGCTACCAACCGGTGCTGCAAATGGTGTTCGACGTCGCCGAAGACCTGCGACTGCCGGTCACCTTCACACTCATCGTCGGCAACTCCGGTGAGCCGTTCTGGCCCGACGCCATCACGATGGTCGAGAAAGCCAACGCCAACGCGGGAGCCAGCACCCCGCAGTTCACCGCGCAGCTGTTGCCGCGGCCGATCGGGCTGATCATCGGCCTGCAAATGACGGCCAACCCGTTCGTGCTCTATCCCAGCTACCGCGAGATCGCCGATCTGCCGCTGGCCGAGCGCGTCGCGGAGATGCGCAAGCCCGAGGTCCGCGCCCGGATCCTGGCCGACAAGCCGGGCACCGGGCACCCGATCCTGTACGTGGCGCAGGCCTGGGACTGGATCTACCCGCTGGGCGACAACCCGAACTATGAGCCGGACCCGGCCGACAGCATCTCCGCGCGCGCCCGGGCTCGCGGGGTCAGCCCGCTCGAGGAGGCCTACGACCGGCTGCTCGACGACGACGGCCACGCCATGTTGATGGTCGCGATGAGCAACCTGGAGAACAACTCGCTGGACACCGTCGGCAAACTCCTGCACCGCGACGACGTGGTGCTGGGCCTGGGTGACGGGGGCGCGCACTACGGGATGATCTGCGACGCCAGCTACTCGACGTACTTCCTGACGCACTGGGCGCGCGACCGGAAGTCCGGGCGCTTCACCATCGCCGAAGCCATCCGCGAACTGACGTCGGTACCGGCTCGCATCGCCGGATTGGCCGACCGGGGGCGCATCGCCGAGGGGTACAAGGCCGACCTCAACGTCATCGACCACGCCGCCCTGCGCCTGCACAAGCCGGTGATCACCCACGATCTGCCGGCCGGCGGGCGCCGCCTCGACCAGACCGCGGACGGCTACTTGGCGACCGTCGTCTCCGGTCAGGTAATCGCCGAAAACGGCGTTCCGACCACCGCCCGACCAGGCAAATTGGTACGCGGACGCCAGCCCTCCCCCGTCGGGGTCTAA
- a CDS encoding anti-sigma factor codes for MTDQPKDLTLLELATPYALDALSTGERADVERRVAAAPAAVATAFRDEVRAVRETMAVVSATTTAEPPAGLRSAILAAVEPEQQSRPKDQSPWRTRFFALAAAVAIGLAGFGLGVLSRPQTTTQTVAEQVLSAPDMKTVSRPLGAGQATVMFSRDRNAGVLVMNNVPPPSSGTVYQMWLIGANGPKSAGTMDAQQVRPTTTATVGDLGTCRALAFTVEPGTGSSEPTSPILVELPLK; via the coding sequence ATGACCGATCAACCAAAGGACCTGACCCTGCTCGAGCTGGCGACGCCGTACGCCCTGGATGCCCTGTCCACCGGTGAGCGGGCCGACGTCGAGCGGCGGGTAGCCGCCGCGCCCGCAGCGGTCGCGACGGCCTTCCGCGACGAGGTCCGCGCCGTCCGCGAGACCATGGCCGTCGTCTCGGCGACGACCACCGCCGAACCGCCGGCCGGGCTGCGTAGCGCCATCCTGGCAGCCGTAGAGCCCGAGCAGCAATCCCGGCCGAAGGATCAATCACCTTGGCGGACAAGGTTTTTTGCGCTGGCAGCCGCCGTCGCCATCGGACTGGCGGGATTCGGCCTCGGGGTGCTGTCCCGACCACAAACCACCACCCAAACGGTCGCCGAGCAAGTGCTGAGCGCTCCGGATATGAAGACGGTCTCTCGCCCGTTAGGCGCCGGACAGGCGACGGTGATGTTCTCCCGCGACCGCAATGCCGGTGTGCTGGTGATGAACAATGTGCCGCCACCGTCCTCCGGAACCGTCTACCAAATGTGGCTGATCGGCGCCAACGGCCCCAAGTCGGCGGGAACCATGGACGCCCAACAGGTACGTCCCACCACCACGGCGACGGTTGGCGACCTCGGAACCTGCCGGGCGCTGGCCTTCACCGTGGAACCCGGCACGGGGTCGTCGGAGCCCACCAGCCCGATTCTGGTGGAGTTGCCACTCAAGTAG